In Candidatus Bathyarchaeota archaeon, a single genomic region encodes these proteins:
- a CDS encoding type II toxin-antitoxin system ParD family antitoxin, whose protein sequence is MKAVTVRLPKALLDGIDSLIEMGIYQNRSAAIRAAVRDLLKKELWKI, encoded by the coding sequence TTGAAAGCTGTTACTGTAAGATTGCCTAAAGCTTTGCTAGATGGAATAGACTCTTTAATTGAAATGGGAATATATCAAAATAGATCCGCAGCTATTAGAGCTGCTGTGAGAGATTTACTTAAAAAAGAGCTTTGGAAAATTTAA
- the larC gene encoding nickel pincer cofactor biosynthesis protein LarC produces MSKIIFLIDCQLAGVSGDMLAAALLDLKVKEEKVIEAMESVKNFVDGCSKLKISVIEELTHGVKAKKLLIEFKDEKKFRFGEELFNAIKKSALELNFSKEAEEFALNSIKTLIEAEAEVHGVSFKKVKLHESGSIDTLVDIIGVAKAAEELNLFKEEVYATPVAVGKGLFKFSHGFFSTPAPATLEILKRKKFKIIGGFINEELTTPTGAALLTNLASASLSSFPLMSPLSVGYGCGFKKLKEAPNILRVIKGEIEGGEYTDLIYVLETNLDDVSGEVIGYVIERLMNEGAKDASVIPMFTKKNRPGYILKVLSSEDKVNKLISLIMKETGTLGIRVTPCIRHLALRRKAIAKIDLNQSKEQIAVKISRSKEGEVIQVKPEYEEAKKIAIKANKPLREVYFEAAKKIKENLKSEFGRQKRRSQSSW; encoded by the coding sequence TTGAGTAAAATAATTTTTTTAATAGATTGTCAATTAGCTGGAGTTTCAGGAGACATGCTTGCAGCAGCTCTTTTAGATTTAAAAGTTAAGGAGGAAAAAGTTATTGAAGCTATGGAAAGCGTTAAAAACTTTGTTGATGGATGCAGTAAGCTGAAGATTTCAGTTATTGAAGAGTTAACTCACGGCGTTAAAGCTAAAAAGCTTCTTATAGAGTTTAAGGATGAAAAAAAATTTAGGTTTGGAGAAGAACTTTTTAACGCGATAAAAAAATCCGCTTTAGAATTAAATTTCTCTAAAGAAGCTGAAGAATTTGCTTTAAACTCTATTAAAACCTTAATTGAAGCTGAAGCTGAAGTTCATGGAGTAAGCTTTAAAAAAGTAAAGTTGCATGAATCAGGCTCTATAGATACATTAGTTGACATTATAGGTGTGGCCAAAGCGGCTGAAGAGTTAAATTTATTTAAAGAAGAAGTTTATGCTACTCCTGTGGCTGTAGGAAAAGGTTTATTTAAATTTTCTCACGGGTTTTTTTCAACTCCAGCTCCAGCAACGCTAGAGATTCTTAAAAGAAAAAAATTTAAGATAATAGGCGGATTCATTAATGAAGAGTTAACAACGCCTACTGGCGCAGCGTTATTAACAAATTTAGCTTCAGCTTCTTTATCTTCATTTCCATTAATGAGTCCTTTAAGCGTAGGTTATGGTTGCGGATTTAAAAAGCTTAAAGAAGCCCCAAACATCCTACGCGTAATTAAAGGAGAAATAGAAGGGGGCGAGTATACAGATTTAATTTATGTTTTAGAAACAAATTTAGATGATGTTTCTGGAGAAGTAATTGGATACGTTATAGAAAGGTTAATGAATGAAGGCGCTAAAGACGCTTCTGTAATCCCTATGTTTACAAAAAAGAATCGACCAGGATATATTCTTAAAGTTCTCTCAAGCGAAGATAAAGTGAATAAATTGATTTCTTTAATCATGAAGGAAACTGGAACCTTGGGAATACGGGTAACCCCATGCATTAGACATTTAGCTTTAAGAAGAAAAGCTATCGCGAAAATCGATTTAAACCAAAGCAAAGAGCAAATTGCAGTAAAAATTTCAAGAAGTAAAGAAGGAGAAGTAATCCAAGTTAAACCAGAATATGAAGAAGCTAAAAAAATAGCTATTAAAGCAAACAAGCCTTTAAGAGAAGTATATTTTGAAGCGGCTAAAAAAATTAAAGAAAATTTAAAAAGCGAATTTGGGAGGCAGAAGCGGAGAAGCCAAAGTTCATGGTGA
- a CDS encoding dCTP deaminase yields the protein MILPDLKIKKMVENRELIISPFEIKCLNPAGYDLRSNMSILISSKEQKLISTLERVELPSNIAGFLNLRSSFIREGLIAGLALVDPGFKGQLTISLFNASSNEVKIYQGEPFLQISFIQLLEKAEKPYSGRYQNSKGVTKSLRHGKTNNFYLSM from the coding sequence TTGATTTTACCAGATTTAAAAATAAAAAAAATGGTTGAAAATAGAGAATTAATTATTTCACCTTTTGAAATTAAATGCTTAAATCCTGCAGGGTATGATCTACGTTCAAACATGAGTATTTTAATTAGCTCTAAAGAGCAGAAGCTTATTTCAACTTTAGAAAGGGTTGAGCTTCCATCCAACATAGCTGGCTTCCTGAATTTACGTTCATCCTTTATTAGAGAAGGTTTAATAGCTGGTTTAGCTTTAGTTGATCCAGGTTTTAAAGGTCAACTTACAATCTCTCTTTTCAACGCTTCATCGAATGAGGTTAAAATTTATCAAGGAGAACCCTTCCTTCAAATAAGTTTTATTCAACTTCTAGAAAAAGCTGAGAAACCTTATTCAGGAAGATACCAAAATAGTAAAGGCGTTACGAAAAGCTTAAGGCATGGAAAAACCAATAATTTTTATTTAAGTATGTAA
- a CDS encoding adenine phosphoribosyltransferase has protein sequence MRSESGSRILELKYKLATIELLNLAKNYYTYRELSQIVGLPETVLSRYIKGHVLPTIKRAESINSLLQNVLRLDAELEKRIVFDDSGYFDNTEIISDTLLLGRAVQYGINKFAGKRITKVLTAAVDGVPLATLLAYRLGVGLIIAKKEREVGVRDFIEETFIPQKTAVMMSLYIPKGSIRRGDCALIVDDIIDSGETQKALIKLIQKAKAEVTGVYALIGIGDEWKNKIAEVANCPMEVVLQIPRKKT, from the coding sequence ATGAGATCTGAATCAGGTTCCAGAATTCTTGAGTTAAAATATAAATTAGCTACGATAGAGCTTCTTAATTTAGCTAAAAACTATTATACTTATAGGGAGCTTTCTCAAATAGTTGGTTTACCTGAAACTGTTTTAAGCAGGTATATTAAAGGTCATGTTTTACCAACAATTAAGCGGGCTGAATCTATAAACTCTCTTCTTCAAAACGTTTTGCGTTTAGATGCTGAATTAGAGAAAAGAATAGTTTTTGATGATTCAGGCTACTTTGATAATACTGAAATTATTTCAGATACTTTACTTTTAGGAAGAGCAGTTCAATATGGAATAAATAAATTCGCTGGAAAAAGAATTACTAAAGTTTTAACAGCGGCTGTTGATGGAGTGCCTTTAGCTACGCTTTTAGCTTACAGGCTTGGTGTAGGATTAATTATCGCTAAAAAAGAGAGAGAAGTTGGAGTTAGAGATTTTATAGAGGAAACTTTTATTCCTCAAAAAACAGCTGTTATGATGAGCTTATATATTCCTAAAGGAAGCATAAGAAGAGGCGATTGCGCTTTAATAGTTGATGATATAATAGATAGCGGGGAAACTCAAAAAGCTTTGATTAAGCTTATTCAAAAAGCTAAAGCTGAAGTAACAGGGGTTTACGCTTTAATAGGAATTGGGGATGAATGGAAAAATAAAATAGCTGAGGTAGCTAACTGCCCAATGGAAGTTGTTCTTCAAATTCCAAGAAAGAAAACTTAA